A region of Prochlorococcus marinus subsp. pastoris str. CCMP1986 DNA encodes the following proteins:
- the petM gene encoding cytochrome b6-f complex subunit PetM: MAKEIFSIAAVFWILIPIGLVGGALLLKFQGD, from the coding sequence ATGGCTAAAGAAATTTTTAGTATTGCTGCTGTATTTTGGATATTGATACCAATTGGATTGGTTGGTGGTGCATTATTATTAAAATTTCAAGGAGATTGA
- a CDS encoding alpha/beta fold hydrolase encodes MNSIDKSHEGNESNYWNWNGFKIFWSVKGEDNTNPMILLHGFGASSKHWRNNSYYFAQKGYSVYSIDLIGFGNSAQPGIRDIGKLDNGVWCNQVSDFIKQVIRPKTSKKIILIGNSLGSLVALTCAVYLKNEILSVIASPLPDPLVIKKKESKLNSTFEKFRIKLIKIFFRIFPLEIVLFLISKLGIIKLGLNSAYFKKDKVDKELINIVSKPVLRKTSARALRAMCIGMATRGDKLKASYLLEQLSFSKKIPFLLLWGEKDNFIPLFLGKKIAKFHRWVELKIISNSGHCVHDEDPSLFNKISYEWIRDLTTY; translated from the coding sequence ATGAACTCTATAGATAAATCGCATGAAGGAAACGAATCTAATTATTGGAATTGGAATGGATTTAAAATTTTTTGGAGTGTTAAAGGTGAAGATAATACAAATCCAATGATTTTGCTTCACGGGTTCGGAGCAAGTAGTAAACATTGGAGAAATAATTCTTACTACTTTGCACAAAAAGGATATTCTGTTTACTCAATAGATTTAATTGGATTTGGCAATTCAGCACAGCCAGGTATAAGAGATATAGGAAAATTAGATAATGGAGTTTGGTGTAATCAAGTCAGTGATTTTATTAAACAAGTAATCAGGCCAAAGACTTCTAAGAAGATAATTTTAATAGGAAATTCTTTAGGTTCTTTAGTAGCTTTAACATGCGCAGTCTATTTAAAAAATGAAATATTATCAGTTATCGCATCTCCACTTCCAGATCCTTTAGTAATTAAAAAAAAGGAATCAAAACTTAATTCGACTTTTGAAAAATTTAGAATCAAACTTATAAAAATATTTTTCAGAATATTTCCTTTAGAAATAGTTCTATTTTTAATAAGTAAATTGGGAATAATAAAATTAGGACTTAATTCTGCATATTTCAAAAAAGATAAAGTAGATAAAGAATTAATAAATATTGTAAGTAAACCAGTTTTAAGAAAGACTTCGGCAAGAGCACTAAGAGCTATGTGCATTGGTATGGCAACAAGGGGAGATAAGTTAAAGGCCTCTTACCTTTTGGAACAACTTAGTTTTTCAAAAAAAATTCCTTTTTTATTATTGTGGGGAGAAAAGGATAATTTCATACCTTTATTTCTTGGCAAAAAGATTGCAAAATTCCATAGATGGGTAGAATTGAAAATAATATCCAATTCAGGCCATTGTGTTCATGATGAAGATCCTTCATTATTTAATAAAATTTCTTATGAATGGATTAGAGACTTAACAACCTATTAA
- a CDS encoding NAD(P)H-binding protein translates to MKILLVGATGTLGRQIAKQAIEEGHEVRCFVRNPRKASFLQEWGCELTKGNLLNSGDIDYALQDIEVVIDSATGRPEDSKSIYETDWDGKLNLFNACESKKIKRVIFLSILSTEKFRNVPLMDVKYCTEKLLEKSNFDYTIFKCAAFMQGVISQFAIPVLDSQAVWMSGTPTKIAYMNTQDMAKIIVSSINKPKSYKRSLPLVGPKAWDSDEVISLCEKYSNKKAKIFRVSPFLIKVTQNVVSFFQDALNVSERLAFAEVTSSGVPLDDDMSNTYELLELKKEDSTSLESYIKEYYQQILKRLKEMEADLNIEEKKRLPF, encoded by the coding sequence ATGAAGATTCTTTTAGTAGGTGCAACAGGAACTCTTGGTAGGCAGATAGCAAAGCAAGCTATTGAAGAAGGGCATGAAGTTAGATGTTTCGTTAGGAATCCAAGGAAAGCTTCTTTTCTCCAAGAATGGGGTTGTGAACTTACAAAGGGGAATTTACTAAACTCTGGAGATATAGATTATGCTCTACAAGACATTGAAGTAGTTATTGATAGCGCAACTGGGAGACCCGAAGATTCCAAAAGTATATATGAAACTGACTGGGACGGTAAACTTAATCTTTTTAATGCTTGTGAATCGAAAAAAATAAAAAGGGTTATTTTTCTCTCAATTTTATCAACAGAAAAGTTTAGAAATGTACCCCTAATGGATGTTAAGTATTGCACCGAAAAACTTCTAGAAAAATCTAATTTTGACTATACAATTTTCAAATGCGCTGCTTTTATGCAAGGCGTCATTAGTCAATTCGCCATACCTGTGTTAGACAGTCAAGCCGTCTGGATGAGTGGCACCCCAACTAAAATCGCGTATATGAACACCCAAGATATGGCAAAAATTATTGTTTCATCTATAAATAAGCCAAAATCTTATAAGCGTTCACTTCCTTTAGTTGGACCAAAGGCTTGGGATTCTGATGAAGTAATTTCTTTATGCGAAAAATATAGTAATAAGAAAGCAAAGATTTTTAGAGTTTCGCCTTTTCTAATAAAAGTAACTCAGAACGTGGTTTCATTTTTTCAAGATGCACTAAATGTTTCTGAGAGATTGGCCTTCGCTGAAGTTACTAGTAGTGGAGTCCCCTTAGACGATGATATGAGTAATACTTATGAATTGTTAGAACTTAAAAAAGAAGATTCTACTTCTTTAGAAAGTTACATTAAAGAATATTATCAGCAGATTTTAAAAAGACTTAAAGAAATGGAAGCTGATCTAAATATTGAAGAAAAAAAGAGACTTCCTTTCTAA